Proteins from one Epinephelus moara isolate mb chromosome 1, YSFRI_EMoa_1.0, whole genome shotgun sequence genomic window:
- the LOC126392882 gene encoding sorting nexin-1-like, which yields MAASSDRIPPPFPATEEPGAGLSDMADGDSDEGEDIFVSNSNPVAVSRGVSQPDNVNDEPPDLFSEEEASSTTAKSNGVHSDDDNDLFAEAHVELSTDTPGSSARKELSTSSSGPRPASSFTQSPAAMQPTSLEQLEEEEARDSFDVDVAVTNPEKVGDGMNAYVAYKVSTRTSLAMFKNKTFSVRRRYSDFLGLYEKLSVKQSLQGCIIPPPPEKSVVGMTKVKVGMDDPSSVEFVERRRAALERYLQRVVSHPLLLQDPDVREFLEREELPRAVNTQALSGAGFLKMINKASDAVNKMTIKMNESDTWFEDKFQEVENEEQQLRKLQAVVDSLVNHRKELCGNTAVFAKSMAMLGNSEDNTALSRALSQLAEVEDKMEQLHQEQAASDFFIFAELLADYIRLLGAMRGCFDQRVRAWQRWQEAQSTLQKKREAEAKLLWANKPDKLQSAKEEITEWEARVTQYERDFDRIGMTVRKEVLRFEKEKAKDFRSQIIKYLEAMLQSQQRLVKFWEAFLPEAKAIA from the exons ATGGCGGCCAGCTCAGATCGGATTCCTCCTCCTTTCCCTGCCACAGAGGAGCCGGGAGCCGGACTGTCTGACATGGCAGACGGAGACAGCGACGAGGGAGAGGACATCTTCGTCAGTAAC AGTAACCCCGTGGCTGTCAGTCGAGGAGTCTCTCAGCCAGACAACGTCAACGATGAGCCTCCAGATCTGTTCAGCGAGGAGGAGGCCAGCAGCACCACTGCTAAATCCAACGGAGTTCACTCTGATGATGACAACGACCTGTTTGCTG AGGCACACGTGGAGCTGAGCACAGACACGCCCGGCAGCTCTGCTCGGAAAGagctctccacctcctcctctggcCCCCGTCCTGCCTCCTCCTTCACTCAGAGCCCTGCAGCCATGCAGCCCACCTCCTTGGAGCAG ttggaggaggaagaggccaGGGATAGTTTCGATGTGGATGTTGCCGTCACCAACCCTGAGAAAGTCG GAGACGGCATGAATGCATATGTGGCCTACAAAGTATCCACCAGG ACCTCCTTGGCCATGTTTAAGAACAAGACCTTCTCTGTGAGGAGGCGTTATAGTGACTTCCTGGGTCTTTATGAGAAGCTGTCGGTAAAGCAGTCGCTCCAAGGTTGCATCATTCCACCACCACCTGAGAAAAGTGTCGTTG GAATGACCAAAGTGAAGGTGGGAATGGACGACCCATCATCAGTAGAGTTCgtggagagaagaagagcagcTCTAGAGAG GTATCTGCAGAGAGTAGTGTCTCACCCATTGTTACTACAAGATCCTGATGTCCGTGAGTTCTTGGAGAGAGAGGAG ctcccCAGAGCAGTGAACACTCAGGCGCTGAGTGGAGCTGGCTTCCTCAAAATGATCAACAAGGCCTCAGATGCCGTCAACAAGATGACCATCAAGATGAACGAGTCTGACACT TGGTTTGAGGACAAGTTCCAGGAGGTGGAGAAtgaggagcagcagctgaggaAGCTTCAGGCTGTGGTCGACTCCCTGGTCAACCACAGAAAGG AGCTGTGTGGGAACACGGCAGTATTTGCCAAAAGTATGGCCATGTTGGGAAACTCTGAGGACAACACAGCCCTGTCGAGGGCCCTCTCCCAGCTGGCAGAGGTGGAGGACAAGATGGAGCAGCTGCATCAGGAGCAGGCAGCCAGTGACTTCTTCATCTTTGCAGAGCTGCTGGCCGACTACATCCGCCTGCTGGGTGCTATGAGG GGGTGTTTTGACCAGCGTGTGCGGGCATGGCAGCGATGGCAGGAGGCTCAGAGCACACTCCAGAAGAAGAGAGAGGCCGAGGCCAAGCTGCTGTGGGCCAACAAGCCGGACAAACTGCAGTCGGCCAAAGAAGAGATCACTGAG TGGGAGGCGAGGGTCACTCAGTACGAGAGAGATTTCGACAGGATTGGCATGACTGTACGCAAGGAGGTTCTCAGGTTTGAG AAAGAAAAAGCCAAGGACTTCAGGAGCCAGATAATCAAGTATTTGGAGGCGATGCTGCAGTCTCAACAACGG CTCGTTAAGTTTTGGGAGGCGTTCCTGCCTGAAGCAAAGGCTATAGCTTAA